From one Bradyrhizobium sp. Ash2021 genomic stretch:
- the gspM gene encoding type II secretion system protein GspM yields MSPGNISDANLSSGNIVTRTLTHSPLIAVVLYLAVTCGLLATAGLAIANILDHQRALAQTSDLLDQLRGRKAHGALSSSAEHPGTPFLEGPTVTVAGAALLQRVATAVSNVGGTIQSSQVDVLGTQAKDGFVGLVVSCEMEQPALQKLLYDLEVGMPFLFVDQLDVQVPQTTTANEGGAGRIRVVLGVSGQWQAGK; encoded by the coding sequence ATGAGTCCAGGCAACATAAGCGACGCCAATTTGAGTTCGGGTAACATCGTCACGCGCACGCTGACGCATTCGCCGCTGATCGCGGTCGTGCTCTATCTGGCCGTCACCTGCGGCCTGCTGGCGACCGCTGGGCTTGCGATTGCGAACATCCTCGATCACCAGCGGGCGCTGGCGCAGACCTCCGATCTGCTCGACCAGTTGCGCGGCCGCAAGGCGCACGGCGCGTTATCATCCTCGGCCGAGCATCCCGGCACGCCATTCCTGGAGGGACCGACGGTGACGGTCGCGGGCGCTGCGCTGCTGCAGCGGGTCGCCACCGCCGTCAGCAATGTCGGCGGCACCATCCAGTCCTCGCAGGTCGATGTGCTGGGCACGCAGGCCAAGGACGGTTTCGTCGGCCTCGTCGTCAGTTGCGAGATGGAGCAGCCGGCGCTGCAAAAGCTGCTCTACGACCTCGAGGTCGGCATGCCCTTCCTGTTCGTGGATCAACTCGATGTGCAGGTGCCGCAAACGACGACGGCCAATGAAGGCGGCGCGGGGCGGATCAGGGTGGTGCTCGGCGTTTCCGGGCAATGGCAGGCAGGCAAATAG
- a CDS encoding type II secretion system protein GspK, which yields MTSKAGARGFIVVAVLWILAALSALVLIYLVYVTNTAVVVAGSTDRIQAEALVTAGVELAAYQLMTVKEGLRPTSGTFNARVGQGRVFVTFRSEAARVDLNAAPKGLLSGLMIGLGASPSDAPGYADRILAWRAPTELGDDDPENSFYRTSGAPYIPRHAPFPSSEELWLVRGIPPAIIERMLPFVTVFSNLATINVLDAAPQVLAALPNMTPENLQSVLTQRSDPTIDPQSLIGMVGGQGATLSGSRAYRIAVDVELPDGRRSGAEIVILLLEGGDEPYRVLSWRNASDGSTTAQRASSR from the coding sequence TTGACGTCGAAAGCGGGCGCGCGTGGCTTCATCGTCGTCGCCGTGCTGTGGATTCTCGCAGCGCTGTCGGCTCTGGTACTGATTTATCTGGTCTATGTCACCAACACCGCGGTGGTAGTGGCCGGGAGCACCGACCGGATCCAGGCCGAGGCACTGGTGACAGCCGGGGTCGAGCTTGCCGCTTATCAGCTGATGACCGTCAAGGAAGGCCTCCGTCCGACCAGCGGCACGTTTAACGCCCGGGTCGGTCAGGGCCGCGTGTTTGTGACCTTCCGCTCCGAGGCCGCGCGCGTCGACCTCAACGCCGCGCCGAAGGGCCTGCTCTCCGGACTGATGATCGGGCTTGGCGCCAGTCCGTCGGACGCGCCCGGCTATGCCGATCGTATCCTCGCCTGGCGCGCCCCGACCGAACTCGGCGACGACGACCCCGAAAACTCGTTCTATCGGACCTCGGGAGCGCCTTATATCCCGCGCCACGCGCCGTTCCCGTCGTCCGAGGAACTGTGGCTCGTGCGCGGCATTCCACCCGCCATCATCGAGCGCATGCTTCCGTTCGTGACGGTGTTCAGCAATCTGGCGACGATCAATGTCCTCGATGCCGCGCCGCAGGTGCTGGCGGCGCTCCCGAACATGACACCGGAGAATCTGCAATCCGTGCTGACGCAACGCAGCGATCCCACGATCGACCCGCAATCCCTGATCGGGATGGTCGGCGGCCAGGGCGCGACACTTTCGGGCTCCCGGGCCTATCGGATCGCGGTCGACGTCGAACTGCCGGACGGACGGCGCAGCGGGGCCGAAATCGTGATCCTGCTTCTCGAAGGCGGCGACGAGCCTTATCGTGTATTGTCGTGGCGCAATGCCTCCGACGGCAGCACAACAGCGCAAAGGGCCTCATCGAGATGA
- a CDS encoding IS701 family transposase: MIRTSWTRTASIEETLALWAASLREIKKRIRPLFGQERVAKNAGLFLEGLLGDEQRKTGWMRAEAAGDPGPWRQQAILGRRDWDADALRDIVRDYVIEHLADDDAVLVIDETGFLKQGKASCGVARQYTGSAGKITNCQIGVFAAYVSCHGHAFIDRALYLPKEWTDDPDRLKAAYVPPDTGFATKPKLATRMIARAIAAPVPFKWVAGDTVYGVGDIEQQLRRAGKGYVLGVSSAHVFRSWGKRRSVAGTAADIALTRRASDWKRLSAGAGTKGPRLHDWCYLELADLAGEPNDENPGLWTRGLLIRRRIADGDLAFFTTWCPAATSIETLVGVEGHRWAIEDSFETAKNEFGLDHNESRSWHGWHRHVSMAMLAFAMMAVIRHRANPPAPKKTKRRTTARVKPQPRRR, from the coding sequence ATGATTCGAACATCGTGGACGCGGACAGCGTCGATTGAAGAGACGCTTGCGTTGTGGGCGGCGTCGCTTCGGGAGATCAAGAAGCGGATACGTCCATTGTTCGGGCAAGAGCGTGTTGCGAAGAATGCTGGCTTGTTTCTGGAAGGTCTGCTTGGAGATGAGCAACGCAAGACTGGTTGGATGCGCGCTGAGGCCGCAGGCGATCCTGGTCCATGGCGGCAACAGGCGATCCTGGGTCGCAGGGATTGGGATGCGGATGCCTTGCGCGATATCGTCCGCGATTATGTCATCGAGCATTTGGCGGACGATGACGCGGTCCTCGTGATCGATGAGACCGGCTTTCTCAAACAGGGCAAAGCGTCGTGCGGCGTGGCGCGTCAGTACACTGGTTCGGCGGGCAAGATCACGAACTGCCAGATCGGCGTCTTCGCGGCCTACGTTTCGTGCCACGGTCATGCTTTCATCGACCGCGCGCTGTATCTTCCGAAGGAATGGACCGACGATCCAGATCGACTGAAAGCCGCATACGTGCCCCCCGATACCGGCTTTGCGACCAAACCAAAGCTTGCGACGAGAATGATCGCACGCGCCATAGCCGCGCCTGTCCCGTTCAAGTGGGTTGCAGGCGATACGGTCTACGGTGTCGGTGACATTGAACAGCAACTGCGTCGCGCAGGCAAAGGCTATGTCCTGGGGGTCAGCAGCGCGCATGTATTTCGATCCTGGGGCAAGCGTCGATCGGTCGCCGGCACGGCTGCCGACATCGCCCTGACGCGGCGTGCGTCCGACTGGAAACGCCTGTCAGCAGGGGCCGGAACCAAAGGACCGCGGCTGCATGATTGGTGCTATCTCGAATTGGCCGACCTGGCCGGAGAACCAAACGACGAAAATCCGGGCCTTTGGACACGCGGTCTGCTGATCCGTCGTCGTATCGCCGATGGCGATCTCGCCTTCTTCACCACCTGGTGCCCAGCGGCAACATCGATCGAAACACTGGTGGGGGTCGAAGGCCATCGGTGGGCAATCGAGGACAGTTTCGAGACCGCCAAGAACGAGTTCGGGCTCGACCACAACGAGAGCAGATCCTGGCACGGCTGGCATCGCCACGTTTCCATGGCGATGCTCGCCTTCGCCATGATGGCGGTGATCCGCCATCGCGCCAATCCGCCGGCGCCAAAAAAAACCAAACGCCGAACCACGGCAAGGGTCAAACCACAGCCACGCCGTCGTTGA
- the gspG gene encoding type II secretion system major pseudopilin GspG: MRRNLTVSAARRRRRSQAGFTLVEILVVITIIGLIMALVGPRVLNYLSESKAKAAKIQIESFSSALDLYYLDLGRYPNSNEGLAALTRSNNAPGWNGPYLRGGVVPNDPWGRSYVYRAPGEHAPYEIISLGSDGQEGGSGTAADIASGTR, from the coding sequence GTGCGTCGAAATTTGACAGTCAGCGCGGCAAGACGCCGGCGCAGGTCGCAGGCCGGCTTTACGCTGGTCGAAATCCTCGTGGTGATCACCATCATCGGCCTGATCATGGCGCTGGTCGGACCGCGGGTGCTGAATTATCTCAGCGAGTCCAAGGCGAAGGCCGCCAAAATCCAGATCGAAAGCTTCTCCAGCGCGCTCGATCTCTATTATCTGGACCTTGGGCGCTATCCCAACAGCAACGAAGGCCTCGCGGCGCTGACGCGCAGCAACAATGCGCCTGGATGGAACGGACCATATTTGCGCGGCGGGGTGGTGCCCAACGATCCCTGGGGTCGCAGCTATGTCTACCGTGCGCCGGGTGAGCACGCGCCCTACGAGATTATTTCCCTTGGCTCCGACGGTCAGGAAGGCGGCAGTGGAACGGCAGCCGATATTGCCAGCGGCACGCGCTAG
- a CDS encoding prepilin-type N-terminal cleavage/methylation domain-containing protein has protein sequence MERQPILPAARARSGGGDRGFALIEILCVLAIIGLLAAIILPAIPRATSRAKLESYAVETAALLKTDRNAALRRQIQVATLVDAETRSIRSGVTGRVIRLPNDVSVNALLASRCADRVAGRSIDFFPSGMSCGGVIALVRPGMGFEVRVNWLTGGVDIVPQKLL, from the coding sequence GTGGAACGGCAGCCGATATTGCCAGCGGCACGCGCTAGAAGCGGCGGAGGCGACAGAGGGTTCGCATTGATCGAAATCCTTTGCGTACTCGCCATCATCGGCCTGCTTGCCGCGATCATCCTGCCCGCAATTCCGCGCGCCACCTCGCGTGCGAAGCTGGAGAGCTATGCGGTCGAAACCGCTGCGCTATTGAAGACGGATCGCAATGCCGCGTTGCGCCGGCAAATCCAGGTCGCGACCCTGGTCGATGCGGAGACGCGGTCGATCCGCTCCGGCGTCACCGGCCGCGTCATCCGTCTGCCCAATGACGTGTCCGTGAACGCGCTACTGGCATCGCGCTGCGCGGATCGCGTTGCCGGCAGATCGATCGATTTCTTTCCGTCCGGGATGTCGTGCGGCGGCGTGATCGCGCTGGTACGGCCGGGGATGGGATTTGAAGTGCGCGTCAACTGGCTGACCGGAGGCGTCGATATTGTCCCGCAGAAGCTGCTCTGA
- a CDS encoding prepilin-type N-terminal cleavage/methylation domain-containing protein: MSRRSCSDGEKGFTLIEALVALAIIAAVLSSIGAVIGTTVKGTRSIDQRLALTGAAETLLAALPARNLLKPGRQSGELAGHRWRIDVAPLNMAVPDGAQTSPFVPMAVNMRMQAPGGPAIQVVTVRIVPKLAE; encoded by the coding sequence TTGTCCCGCAGAAGCTGCTCTGACGGCGAAAAGGGTTTTACGCTGATCGAGGCGCTGGTGGCGCTGGCGATCATCGCGGCCGTGCTGTCGTCGATCGGGGCGGTCATCGGCACCACCGTGAAGGGCACGCGCTCGATCGACCAGCGGCTGGCCCTGACCGGAGCCGCCGAGACGCTGCTGGCCGCGCTGCCGGCGCGCAATCTCCTGAAACCTGGCCGCCAGTCCGGCGAACTGGCGGGCCATCGCTGGCGGATCGATGTCGCGCCGCTGAACATGGCGGTGCCGGACGGTGCGCAAACCAGCCCGTTCGTGCCGATGGCCGTCAACATGCGGATGCAGGCGCCAGGCGGCCCAGCCATCCAGGTGGTGACGGTGCGGATCGTGCCGAAGCTCGCCGAATGA
- a CDS encoding PilN domain-containing protein, with the protein MNLFQPIGAALGAWTGSVAAALIAGLDRIVSPRVVRLVEGDDGGFAVEAAGKAENIPARIGFSDGTLSAPNLAPLFRGSRVEIVLQPKRFLLRPLELPARAADFLEGIVRAQIDRLTPWSASEAVFGCSAPAASGAESITTMIAATTRKVAMSYVQAVSGFHPASIAVCTDVSERDAGRVKVFEQKARGHLDAAHLSRALLIGLGAVAAAALVSVSVAAYVADNLGAQEDELARQISARRAAIRAGADGGDRSPVAALERRKYETPASVIVLEALSQVLPDHTYVTELHLAANKLQISGITRDAPSLIPLIEQSPHFARATFYAPTTRAPSDPGERFHIEARVEPKNTVAP; encoded by the coding sequence ATGAACCTGTTCCAGCCGATCGGCGCGGCCTTGGGCGCATGGACTGGCAGCGTGGCGGCCGCGCTTATCGCCGGGCTCGACCGCATCGTCTCGCCGCGCGTGGTCCGGCTGGTCGAGGGCGACGACGGCGGATTTGCCGTGGAGGCGGCGGGCAAGGCCGAAAACATTCCCGCACGGATCGGGTTCAGCGACGGAACCCTGTCCGCCCCCAATCTGGCGCCGCTGTTCAGGGGAAGCCGGGTCGAGATCGTGCTGCAGCCCAAACGATTCCTGTTGCGTCCGCTCGAATTGCCGGCGCGCGCGGCGGATTTCCTCGAAGGCATCGTGCGCGCGCAGATCGACCGCCTGACGCCGTGGAGCGCCAGCGAGGCGGTGTTCGGCTGCAGCGCGCCTGCGGCAAGCGGCGCCGAGAGCATCACCACCATGATCGCCGCCACCACGCGCAAGGTCGCGATGTCCTATGTGCAGGCGGTGTCGGGTTTTCATCCCGCTTCCATCGCGGTCTGCACCGATGTCAGCGAACGCGATGCGGGGCGGGTCAAGGTGTTCGAGCAAAAGGCCCGCGGCCATCTCGATGCGGCGCATCTTAGCCGTGCGCTGCTGATCGGGCTCGGTGCGGTCGCGGCGGCGGCGCTGGTTTCGGTCTCGGTGGCGGCCTATGTGGCCGATAATCTCGGGGCCCAGGAGGATGAGCTGGCGCGGCAGATTTCGGCGCGGCGCGCGGCGATTCGCGCCGGCGCCGATGGCGGCGATCGGTCGCCGGTCGCGGCCCTGGAGCGGCGCAAATACGAGACGCCGGCGAGCGTCATCGTGCTCGAGGCGCTGAGCCAGGTTCTGCCCGACCATACCTACGTCACCGAATTGCACCTGGCCGCCAACAAGCTGCAGATATCCGGCATCACCCGCGACGCGCCGTCGCTGATCCCGCTGATCGAGCAATCGCCGCATTTCGCCCGCGCCACCTTCTATGCGCCGACGACGCGCGCGCCGTCCGATCCCGGCGAGCGCTTCCATATCGAGGCGCGGGTCGAACCGAAGAATACGGTGGCGCCATGA